In Corallococcus macrosporus, one DNA window encodes the following:
- the carB gene encoding carbamoyl-phosphate synthase large subunit: MPKRTDIRKVLVIGSGPIVIGQAVEFDYSGTQAIKALRDEGVEVVLLNSNPATVMTDPEFAHRTYIEPITVEAAEKILAAERPDSLLPTMGGQTALNLAKALAERGILEKYGVRLIGASLEAINKAEDRQLFKAAMQKIGVALPKSGYATTLSDAMALVEEIGFPAIIRPSFTLGGTGGGIAYNREEFEAICRSGLKASPTSTILVEESVLGWKEYELEVVRDSADNVIIICSIENLDPMGVHTGDSITVAPAQTLTDREYQRMRQASLAIIREIGVDTGGSNIQFGIHPRDGRMVVIEMNPRVSRSSALASKATGYPIAKVAAKLALGYTLDELRNDITRDTPASFEPTLDYVVVKVPRFNFEKFPKADRTLTTSMRSVGEVMAIGRTFPEAYMKALRSMELGRVGLESPELPTEKEERQKVLNEGLRVPRPERPWFVAQAFREGMTVEQVHALSAIDPWFLRHIEALVHEAQALADIGRLDHLPDDVLRQAKSHGFSDKYLGNLMGYPEAEVRAHRHSRGIRPVFKRVDTCAAEFEAYTPYLYSTYEEEDEAPPTDRQKVLILGSGPIRIGQGIEFDYACVHAAFALREAGYETVMVNCNPETVSTDYDTSDRLYFEPLTIEDVLEVSQREKPVGAIVQFGGQTPLRLSVPLEQAGLPILGTSPDAIDRAEDREKFSKLIEKLGLKQPENGVARSHAEAFKVAERIGYPVMVRPSYVLGGRAMETVYDAASLERYMREAVSASPEHPVLIDRFLKDAIEVDLDLVADRTGQVLIGGVLEHIQEAGVHSGDAAATLPPHSLSPDLVERMKDQAIAMARELGVVGLMNVQFAIQGKNIYILEVNPRASRTVPFISKATGMPMAKIAALCMVGKTLKELGRTEEPEFRHVAVKESVFPFARFAGVDVILGPEMKSTGEVMGLAEDYASAFAKSQLAAGVKLPKTGRVFISVKDEDKPAVVDLARRLRSLGFSLTATAGTHDYLLTKGIESQRVQKVKEGRPNIVDKIVDGEIVLVINTTFGKQEIADSFSIRRESLMHSVPYYTTVQAARMAVGALESLKRSDLAVKPLQAYLYGEGGVPPARR; this comes from the coding sequence ATGCCCAAGCGTACCGATATCCGGAAGGTTCTCGTGATTGGCTCGGGCCCGATTGTCATCGGGCAGGCCGTCGAGTTCGACTACTCAGGCACCCAGGCGATCAAGGCGCTTCGGGACGAGGGCGTGGAGGTGGTGCTGCTCAACAGCAACCCCGCCACGGTGATGACGGACCCAGAGTTCGCGCACCGCACCTACATTGAACCCATCACCGTGGAGGCGGCGGAGAAAATCCTGGCCGCCGAGCGCCCGGACTCCCTCCTGCCCACCATGGGCGGGCAGACGGCGCTCAACCTGGCGAAGGCGCTGGCGGAGCGGGGCATCCTGGAGAAGTACGGGGTGCGGCTCATCGGCGCGTCGCTGGAGGCCATCAACAAGGCCGAGGACCGCCAGCTCTTCAAGGCCGCCATGCAGAAGATTGGCGTGGCGCTGCCCAAGAGCGGCTACGCCACGACGCTCTCTGACGCGATGGCGCTGGTGGAGGAGATTGGCTTCCCGGCCATCATCCGTCCCTCCTTCACGCTGGGCGGCACGGGCGGCGGCATCGCGTACAACCGCGAGGAGTTCGAGGCCATCTGCCGCTCGGGCCTCAAGGCGAGCCCCACCTCCACCATCCTCGTGGAGGAGAGCGTGCTCGGGTGGAAGGAGTACGAGCTGGAGGTGGTCCGCGACTCCGCGGACAACGTCATCATCATCTGCTCCATCGAGAACCTGGATCCGATGGGCGTGCACACCGGTGACTCCATCACCGTGGCGCCCGCGCAGACGCTGACGGACCGCGAGTACCAGCGCATGCGGCAGGCCTCGCTGGCCATCATCCGCGAGATTGGCGTCGACACGGGTGGCTCCAACATCCAGTTCGGCATCCACCCGCGCGACGGCCGCATGGTCGTCATCGAAATGAACCCGCGCGTGTCGCGCTCCAGCGCGCTGGCGTCCAAGGCGACGGGCTACCCCATCGCGAAGGTCGCCGCGAAGCTGGCGCTGGGCTACACGCTGGACGAGCTGCGCAACGACATCACCCGCGACACGCCGGCCTCCTTCGAGCCGACGCTGGACTACGTGGTGGTGAAGGTGCCGCGCTTCAACTTCGAGAAGTTCCCCAAGGCGGACCGCACGCTGACGACGAGCATGCGCTCGGTGGGCGAGGTGATGGCCATTGGCCGCACCTTCCCCGAGGCGTACATGAAGGCGCTGCGCTCCATGGAATTGGGACGCGTGGGCCTGGAGTCGCCGGAGCTGCCCACGGAGAAGGAAGAGCGGCAGAAGGTGCTGAACGAGGGGCTGCGCGTGCCCCGTCCGGAGCGCCCGTGGTTCGTGGCGCAGGCGTTCCGCGAGGGCATGACGGTGGAGCAGGTGCACGCGCTCTCCGCCATCGACCCGTGGTTCCTGCGGCACATCGAGGCGCTGGTGCACGAGGCGCAGGCGCTGGCGGACATCGGCCGGCTGGACCACCTGCCGGACGACGTCTTGCGCCAGGCGAAGTCGCACGGCTTCTCCGACAAGTACCTGGGCAACCTGATGGGCTACCCGGAGGCGGAGGTGCGGGCGCACCGGCACTCGCGCGGCATCCGTCCGGTGTTCAAGCGGGTGGACACCTGCGCCGCGGAGTTCGAGGCGTACACGCCCTACCTCTACTCCACCTACGAGGAGGAGGACGAGGCGCCCCCCACGGACCGGCAGAAGGTGCTGATCCTGGGCAGCGGTCCCATCCGCATCGGCCAGGGCATCGAGTTCGACTACGCGTGCGTGCACGCGGCCTTCGCGCTGCGCGAGGCCGGGTACGAGACGGTGATGGTCAACTGCAACCCGGAGACGGTGTCCACGGACTACGACACGTCCGACCGCCTCTACTTCGAGCCGCTGACGATTGAAGACGTGCTGGAGGTGTCCCAGCGTGAGAAGCCGGTGGGCGCCATCGTGCAGTTCGGCGGGCAGACGCCGCTGCGCCTGAGCGTGCCGCTGGAGCAGGCGGGGCTGCCGATTCTTGGCACGTCGCCGGACGCCATCGACCGCGCGGAGGACCGCGAGAAGTTCTCCAAGCTGATTGAAAAGCTGGGGCTGAAGCAGCCGGAGAACGGCGTCGCGCGCAGCCACGCGGAGGCCTTCAAGGTGGCCGAGCGCATCGGCTATCCGGTGATGGTGCGTCCGTCGTACGTGCTGGGTGGCCGGGCGATGGAGACGGTCTACGACGCGGCCAGCCTGGAGCGCTACATGCGCGAGGCAGTGAGCGCATCGCCGGAGCACCCGGTGCTGATTGACCGCTTCCTGAAGGACGCCATCGAGGTGGACCTGGACCTGGTGGCGGACCGCACGGGGCAGGTGCTGATTGGCGGCGTGCTGGAGCACATCCAGGAGGCGGGTGTGCACTCGGGTGACGCGGCGGCGACGCTGCCGCCGCACTCGCTGTCGCCGGACCTGGTGGAGCGGATGAAGGACCAGGCCATCGCGATGGCGCGCGAGCTGGGCGTGGTGGGCCTGATGAACGTGCAGTTCGCCATCCAGGGGAAGAACATCTACATCCTGGAAGTGAACCCGCGCGCCAGCCGCACGGTGCCGTTCATCTCCAAGGCCACGGGCATGCCGATGGCGAAGATCGCCGCGCTCTGCATGGTGGGCAAGACGCTGAAGGAGCTGGGCCGCACGGAGGAGCCGGAGTTCCGGCACGTGGCGGTGAAGGAGAGCGTCTTCCCGTTCGCGCGCTTCGCCGGGGTGGATGTCATTCTGGGCCCGGAGATGAAGTCCACGGGCGAGGTGATGGGCCTGGCGGAGGACTACGCGTCGGCCTTCGCGAAGAGCCAGCTGGCGGCGGGCGTGAAGCTGCCCAAGACGGGCCGGGTGTTCATCTCCGTGAAGGACGAGGACAAGCCGGCGGTGGTGGACCTGGCGCGCCGTCTGCGGTCGCTGGGCTTCAGCCTGACGGCGACGGCGGGCACGCACGACTACCTGCTGACGAAGGGCATCGAGTCGCAGCGGGTGCAGAAGGTGAAGGAGGGCCGGCCGAACATCGTCGACAAGATCGTCGACGGGGAGATCGTGCTGGTCATCAACACGACCTTCGGCAAGCAGGAGATCGCGGACAGCTTCTCCATCCGCCGTGAGTCCCTGATGCACTCGGTGCCGTACTACACGACGGTGCAGGCGGCGCGCATGGCGGTGGGAGCGCTGGAGTCACTGAAGCGTTCGGACCTCGCGGTGAAGCCGCTGCAGGCGTACCTGTACGGCGAAGGCGGCGTGCCTCCGGCACGGCGGTAG
- a CDS encoding phospholipase effector Tle1 domain-containing protein, with protein MNLLSLEKGLKIRQNSGGSSLAEIAFASGGTPGADPASGLANGHMTWADDLRIPAMVEDCVHMVAAHEIRNSFPLDSVLQGLRYPKNCREMVYPGSHSDVGGGYRPGEGARSTEAGSFLSLIPLRGMRLEAIKAGVPLEAASPLPLKQKDFGEDSSSKSAFASLLSSFSHYMDCAGRGGKPVGALLLSHMKHYYQWRFRKILLNQKARGAGTLTADQTVLAAYEPVWKEERNLAKKSLLDTLPSSDGSFAKNSGIYDAQFLADALKLQQLARTYGRDNLRPHYRALLEAFEAESTGKGLKDAGIITFFDTYVHDSLAGFGGDATLPSDPRVVYTSGDNKLDYANNGKPLPRHMQSDPWVSSHST; from the coding sequence TTGAACCTGCTGAGCCTGGAAAAAGGGCTCAAGATTCGTCAAAACAGCGGCGGCAGCTCACTTGCAGAAATCGCCTTCGCCTCGGGTGGTACACCCGGCGCGGACCCCGCGTCAGGCTTGGCGAATGGCCATATGACCTGGGCGGACGACCTCCGCATCCCCGCCATGGTGGAAGACTGCGTCCACATGGTGGCGGCCCACGAAATCCGCAACTCGTTCCCTCTGGACAGCGTGCTTCAGGGCTTGCGCTACCCGAAGAACTGCCGTGAGATGGTCTACCCGGGATCGCATTCGGACGTCGGTGGCGGCTATCGCCCGGGAGAAGGGGCTCGCAGCACCGAGGCCGGCTCGTTCTTGAGCCTCATTCCCCTGAGGGGGATGCGGCTTGAGGCCATCAAGGCCGGGGTTCCCCTGGAGGCGGCAAGTCCCCTTCCCCTCAAGCAGAAGGATTTCGGCGAGGACTCCTCCAGCAAGTCAGCGTTCGCATCCCTCCTGAGCAGTTTCAGCCACTACATGGACTGCGCCGGACGGGGAGGAAAGCCGGTGGGAGCCCTGCTGCTGTCCCACATGAAGCACTACTACCAGTGGCGCTTTCGCAAGATCTTGCTCAACCAGAAGGCCCGCGGCGCGGGCACGCTCACCGCTGACCAGACCGTGCTGGCCGCCTACGAGCCCGTATGGAAAGAAGAGCGCAACCTCGCGAAGAAGTCCCTCCTGGACACGCTGCCCAGCTCGGATGGCTCATTCGCGAAGAACTCGGGCATCTACGACGCGCAGTTCCTGGCGGATGCATTGAAGCTCCAGCAACTTGCCCGGACGTATGGGCGAGACAATCTGCGGCCGCACTATCGCGCGCTACTGGAGGCCTTTGAGGCGGAGTCCACGGGCAAGGGCTTGAAGGACGCGGGGATCATCACGTTCTTCGACACCTATGTTCACGACTCACTCGCCGGCTTCGGTGGCGATGCGACGCTGCCGTCCGACCCACGCGTCGTCTACACGAGCGGTGACAACAAGCTCGATTACGCCAACAATGGCAAGCCCCTGCCCCGACACATGCAGAGTGATCCATGGGTTTCCTCTCACTCCACATGA
- a CDS encoding phospholipase effector Tle1 domain-containing protein, with the protein MAMTHEQGKQQSPRLLIQAASLANVNTEGTARAPSVKTALAPQDVPATVPQALKVTFFFDGTGNNLDADLGTEEHSNVARLFRAHLETSSAGVFSYYLPGIGTRFKEIGDPGGTKLGQGFGWACR; encoded by the coding sequence ATGGCGATGACCCATGAGCAGGGCAAGCAGCAGTCTCCCAGGCTGTTGATCCAGGCGGCCTCTCTGGCCAACGTCAATACCGAGGGCACAGCGCGTGCCCCCAGCGTCAAGACTGCCCTGGCTCCGCAGGACGTCCCAGCCACCGTGCCGCAGGCTCTCAAGGTCACGTTCTTCTTCGACGGCACTGGCAACAACCTGGACGCCGACCTCGGCACCGAGGAGCACAGCAACGTCGCACGCCTGTTCCGCGCACACTTGGAGACCAGTTCTGCGGGTGTCTTCAGTTACTACCTCCCTGGTATCGGGACGCGCTTCAAGGAGATTGGCGACCCTGGCGGCACGAAGCTGGGCCAGGGGTTTGGGTGGGCGTGCCGTTGA
- a CDS encoding DUF3304 domain-containing protein produces the protein MATISKVYERPSVRSLRGSAWLGVLLLAASCKQPASETKPLEAPPVRRQEAAGLAKPVSLEIYGYNYTDLAIDSFEVNGQGGGDLEVSSIDSGGGKGTCCVGLSPGTRFPVELTLRWTRERKRWCEKAVQLKGIGTANPWHLGVHFFPDGHIEAEVTEGYPDLKLKLDRVDAGRRKPTGNSVQDEQSARCRDGDDP, from the coding sequence ATGGCGACGATCTCCAAGGTTTATGAACGACCCTCCGTGAGGAGTCTCCGCGGCAGTGCGTGGCTGGGAGTCCTCCTGCTGGCCGCTTCTTGCAAGCAGCCCGCGTCGGAGACGAAGCCTTTGGAGGCCCCTCCCGTGAGGAGGCAGGAGGCCGCGGGTCTCGCGAAGCCCGTCTCGCTCGAAATCTACGGGTACAACTACACCGACCTCGCCATCGACAGCTTCGAGGTGAACGGCCAGGGCGGAGGCGACCTCGAGGTCAGTTCGATCGACAGCGGTGGCGGCAAGGGAACCTGCTGTGTGGGGCTCTCGCCTGGCACGAGGTTCCCCGTGGAGCTGACCCTCCGGTGGACCCGGGAGCGGAAGCGTTGGTGTGAGAAGGCCGTCCAGCTCAAGGGGATTGGCACCGCGAATCCCTGGCATCTCGGAGTGCACTTCTTTCCGGATGGGCACATCGAGGCGGAAGTCACGGAAGGCTACCCAGACTTGAAGTTGAAGCTCGACCGGGTGGACGCGGGCAGGCGCAAGCCCACTGGCAACTCGGTCCAGGACGAGCAGTCGGCCAGGTGTCGTGATGGCGATGACCCATGA
- a CDS encoding peptidoglycan-binding domain-containing protein produces MSFRPPKPPSPKPPDTNLKKTVQRELTPSLSKKAPSSSDLRTEAAAHGLNRPKPPDANLEKAIQRELPPSLAKKTPSINDIRAGEATLRFNFKGEASAYVGQLLDPKNAPKAPTKLVGSLLRFQRKNGLRANGFVDALTLKALEEKAPKPGGAPMKGSEKSAQDGIKGAGNLKGATSKENVSKVNALLETIDPEALKSIIDALQKAKKAVKPPR; encoded by the coding sequence ATGAGCTTCCGCCCGCCCAAGCCCCCCTCGCCGAAGCCGCCCGACACCAATCTCAAGAAGACGGTCCAGCGAGAACTCACCCCTTCGCTATCGAAGAAGGCGCCTTCTAGCAGCGACCTGCGCACTGAAGCCGCAGCCCATGGGCTCAACCGCCCCAAGCCGCCCGACGCCAATCTCGAGAAAGCAATCCAGCGCGAACTCCCCCCTTCCCTCGCGAAGAAGACGCCGTCCATCAATGACATTCGCGCGGGGGAAGCAACCCTCAGGTTCAACTTCAAGGGCGAAGCCTCCGCCTACGTCGGGCAGCTGCTGGACCCCAAGAACGCCCCCAAGGCTCCCACCAAGCTTGTCGGTTCGCTTCTGCGTTTCCAACGCAAGAACGGCTTACGCGCGAACGGGTTCGTGGATGCACTCACACTCAAAGCCCTGGAAGAAAAGGCACCCAAGCCGGGCGGCGCACCGATGAAGGGCAGCGAAAAATCAGCCCAGGACGGCATCAAGGGCGCTGGCAATCTCAAGGGCGCAACATCAAAAGAAAACGTTTCAAAAGTAAACGCCCTGTTGGAGACAATCGATCCGGAGGCGCTCAAGTCCATCATCGACGCCCTTCAAAAAGCCAAGAAGGCAGTCAAACCACCTCGTTAG